TATTCTAAACCTGTCAGGGAACCCCAAAAAATTCACCATCAGCGATATTGCTGTTACCGGGGAGCCGTTGAATGTATTCATGGGGGTAAAGGAGAACATAGACGGGGAGCATCAATTCAGCCTCGGCCCCTGGGGTTATATCATTTATGAATACCAGTAGATACCTGCCCGGTGCTTCGTAACCCGTAATTACAGAGGCGGAAGAATATTTTTTTGCGGTTGGTATTTTATTGTATTTTAGTAAGTGTATCTTTTACACAATTGTTATAATCAAACAAAACGATTGCCATGCCGGAAAATCAGACTGAATTTCTTACTCATTTACCATCGGAGGATCCGAAACCAAAACTTTCGTTTAAGCAAATATTAAACATGAGTTTCGGTTTTTTCGGGATCCAGTTTGGGTTCGCACTTCAGAATGCCAATGTATCCCGGATATTTCAGACACTGGGTGCTGAAATTGATAAAATTGGTTTTTTGTGGATTGCTGCGCCAATAACCGGATTACTCGTCCAGCCGATCATTGGTTATTTAAGTGACAGGACTTGGCATCCACGTTGGGGCAGAAGGCGCCCTTTTTTCTTTATGGGAGCATTGTTTTCTTCCATCGCCCTGTTTTTAATGCCCCAATCAAGCGTATTATGGATGGCCGCTACTTTATTGTGGGTACTGGATGCCTCCATCAATATTTCAATGGAACCTTTCAGGGCTTTTGTGGGGGATAAACTGCCTTCATCACAAAGAACGACCGGGTTTGCAACACAAACCTTTTTCATCGGTTTGGGCGCAGTGATAGCTTCGCTATTGCCATATATTTTCACCAATTTCTTCAATATCAGCAATACAGCCGCCCCAGGTGTTATCAGTGATTCAGTAAAATATTCATTTTATATCGGGGCCGTGGTGTTTTTAGTTTCTGTACTGTGGACCGTCTTTACTACTAAAGAATTTCCACCCGAAAATATTGAAGCCTGGGCCCAGGAAAAATTAAAAACAAAAGGCCTGTTAAACGGGTTGAAAGAAATCACCACGGGTGTTTTCAAAATGCCATCAACGATGATGCAACTTGCCGTCGTACAGTTTTTTACCTGGATTGCTTTTTTTGCCATGTGGATCTATACTACATCAGGTATTGCAGCAAATACTTTTGGTACAACCGACAGAGATTCAAAAGTATTCCAGGATGCAGGCGATTGGGTAGGCGTGATGTTTATGGTGTATAATGGCATATCTGCCATCGCCGCTTTTTTATTACCCATACTGGCAAAAAGAATTGGCAGGAAATATACACACATGACCTGCCTGATTATAGGGGGGATTGGCTTGATCTCGATGCTTTTTATTAAAAGCCAGAATCTCCTGCTTTTGCCAATGATAGGTGTTGGATTGGCCTGGTCCTCCACCTTAACAATGCCGTATGCTATTCTTTCCGGAGCCCTTCCTGCAAATAAAATGGGATTTTATATGGGCGTATTTAATTTCTTTATAGTCATACCCCAGATACTGGCTGCAGCGATCTTGGGGTTCTTTGTAAAAAATCTGTTTCACGAGGAGAGTATCTACGCACTTGTTATTGGCGGCGTTTCAATGATCATTGGCGGTCTAATGAATTTTATTGTAAACGATAAAAGTGACGAAAAAATAATAACAATAAAAAAACCCTTATGAGAAAAATAATTTTTTCCGTTGTATTATTTCTTATCTCTTTATCAGGATTTACGCAGCATTCCGGTTATAAATGCTACCCGGGTAACTGGTGGGTAGGAATGAAGTGGAATAAAATACAGGTGATGATCCATGGCGATGCCATTGCCAATGCAGCCGGCGGGTTCACCATAAACTATCCCGGGGTAAAACTTGGGAAGGTAAATAAAGTGGAAAATCTGAATTATGTTTTTCTTGACCTGGATATTTCTGCCTCTGCAAAGCCGGGTACCATAAAAATAAAAGTGAATAAGGCAGCTTCTTCCTTTGAAATTCCTTTTGTAATAAAACCCCGCCGCAA
This sequence is a window from Chitinophagaceae bacterium. Protein-coding genes within it:
- a CDS encoding MFS transporter; amino-acid sequence: MSFGFFGIQFGFALQNANVSRIFQTLGAEIDKIGFLWIAAPITGLLVQPIIGYLSDRTWHPRWGRRRPFFFMGALFSSIALFLMPQSSVLWMAATLLWVLDASINISMEPFRAFVGDKLPSSQRTTGFATQTFFIGLGAVIASLLPYIFTNFFNISNTAAPGVISDSVKYSFYIGAVVFLVSVLWTVFTTKEFPPENIEAWAQEKLKTKGLLNGLKEITTGVFKMPSTMMQLAVVQFFTWIAFFAMWIYTTSGIAANTFGTTDRDSKVFQDAGDWVGVMFMVYNGISAIAAFLLPILAKRIGRKYTHMTCLIIGGIGLISMLFIKSQNLLLLPMIGVGLAWSSTLTMPYAILSGALPANKMGFYMGVFNFFIVIPQILAAAILGFFVKNLFHEESIYALVIGGVSMIIGGLMNFIVNDKSDEKIITIKKPL